A single window of Martelella sp. NC20 DNA harbors:
- a CDS encoding mandelate racemase/muconate lactonizing enzyme family protein — MPMPIASFRITRYQFRRHRPIGDSQVRADDVHVAALELIAEDGTVGLGFIQSLFFPLPSEQELTRVFAAEVFPALEGEQAGALVHRVSRPRGGKQRAASIPAYEAVQVALWDMFAKQLGLPLYRLLGGGHKDRIRAYASGLDFHLSDHEFTALFGAADAQGFSAFKIKVGHPDFEWDLHRLALLKKAVRADARIMIDANEAWGAKEALIKINAIEALGYRLTWVEDPILRSDFSGLKMLCEATGNTMINSGEYLDASGKRALMTAGATDMVNVHGQITDVMHVGWLAAELGVPVSLGNTFLEVGLHPALALPEVEWLEYSFQNFDHLVEETYEIRDGFFIAPERPGHGLVLNEATRKEWARPEIVAAEAIGPVPPGSAPEILAVPA, encoded by the coding sequence ATGCCCATGCCCATAGCGAGCTTTCGTATCACACGCTACCAGTTTCGTCGCCATCGTCCGATCGGCGACAGCCAGGTGCGTGCCGATGACGTGCATGTGGCCGCGCTGGAACTGATTGCCGAGGACGGAACCGTCGGACTGGGCTTCATCCAGTCGCTGTTCTTTCCGCTGCCCTCGGAGCAGGAGCTGACGCGCGTTTTCGCGGCGGAAGTTTTTCCCGCGCTTGAGGGCGAGCAGGCGGGTGCGCTGGTGCATCGCGTTTCCCGGCCGCGCGGCGGCAAGCAGCGCGCGGCATCCATTCCTGCCTATGAAGCCGTGCAGGTCGCGCTCTGGGACATGTTTGCCAAACAGCTCGGCCTGCCGCTCTACCGGCTGCTGGGCGGCGGGCACAAGGACCGGATCCGCGCCTACGCCTCCGGGCTTGATTTTCATCTGAGCGATCACGAATTCACCGCGCTTTTCGGTGCGGCGGACGCGCAGGGCTTTTCCGCCTTCAAGATCAAGGTCGGGCATCCCGATTTCGAATGGGATCTGCACAGGCTTGCCCTCCTGAAAAAGGCCGTGCGGGCCGATGCCCGGATCATGATCGACGCCAACGAGGCGTGGGGCGCCAAGGAGGCGCTGATCAAGATCAACGCGATCGAGGCGCTTGGCTATCGCCTCACCTGGGTCGAGGATCCGATTTTGCGCTCGGATTTTTCCGGTTTGAAAATGCTGTGCGAGGCGACCGGCAACACGATGATCAATTCCGGCGAATATCTCGACGCCTCCGGCAAGCGCGCGCTGATGACGGCGGGGGCGACCGACATGGTCAATGTCCATGGCCAGATCACCGACGTCATGCATGTCGGCTGGCTTGCCGCCGAGCTTGGCGTTCCGGTTTCGCTCGGCAACACGTTTCTGGAGGTTGGCCTGCATCCGGCGCTGGCGCTGCCGGAGGTCGAGTGGCTCGAATATTCGTTCCAGAATTTCGACCACCTCGTCGAGGAGACCTACGAGATCCGCGACGGCTTTTTCATCGCGCCGGAACGGCCCGGCCACGGTCTCGTCCTGAACGAGGCGACGCGCAAGGAATGGGCCAGACCGGAGATTGTCGCGGCTGAGGCCATCGGTCCGGTGCCGCCGGGCTCGGCGCCCGAAATCCTGGCCGTACCAGCCTGA
- a CDS encoding aldose 1-epimerase family protein, with protein sequence MVQLYGKSLSRADLAALSGNLSHAAGVRLMQLDDGVERGIRMLEFRSGTGLRFTVLVDRAMDIADCEYRGQAIGWHSPTGFRHPALHDYEGEGGLGFMRSFSGLMVTCGLDHILFMNDAETSSYVYGPREKASHSLHGRVGTIPARLTGYGERWDGDRLILWAEGVVTQAAVFGEHLELHRRIEVEAGANDIRLSDRVVNAGFYRTPHMYCYHINVGHPVLEEGARYLAPIRDVVWAAHADSYRKQGVGYRTLPGPRMNFHEQVWQHEMAADKTGAVPVALVNDRLGLGFMVTTQKNQFPCQYEWQNLQAGQYALGIEPSTHHVLGNNAARERGEMIWLEHGDERRYDTVFSILPDTQTIAAAEAEIRAIAIQPEADYPAASGNFQPIEGRGA encoded by the coding sequence ATGGTCCAGCTTTATGGAAAGTCCTTGTCGCGCGCCGATCTGGCTGCGTTGAGCGGAAATCTGAGCCATGCGGCGGGCGTGCGGCTGATGCAGCTTGACGACGGGGTCGAACGCGGCATCCGCATGCTGGAATTCCGTTCCGGCACGGGGCTGCGGTTCACGGTGTTGGTCGATCGCGCCATGGATATCGCCGATTGTGAGTATCGCGGCCAGGCCATCGGCTGGCACAGCCCGACCGGCTTCCGCCATCCGGCCCTGCACGACTATGAGGGCGAGGGCGGTCTCGGTTTCATGCGCAGTTTCTCGGGCCTGATGGTCACATGCGGCCTCGATCACATCCTGTTCATGAATGACGCCGAGACCAGCTCCTATGTTTACGGCCCGCGCGAAAAGGCCTCCCATTCGCTGCATGGCCGTGTGGGCACGATACCGGCGCGGCTGACCGGATATGGCGAGCGCTGGGACGGCGACAGGCTGATCCTCTGGGCCGAAGGCGTTGTGACGCAGGCGGCGGTGTTCGGCGAGCATCTCGAACTGCATCGCCGGATCGAGGTCGAGGCCGGCGCCAACGACATCCGGCTCAGCGACCGGGTGGTCAATGCCGGCTTCTACCGTACGCCGCACATGTATTGCTACCACATCAATGTCGGCCATCCGGTGCTGGAGGAGGGCGCGCGCTATCTCGCGCCGATCCGCGACGTGGTCTGGGCCGCCCATGCGGACAGCTATCGGAAACAGGGCGTCGGCTACCGCACGCTCCCCGGCCCGCGGATGAATTTCCACGAACAGGTCTGGCAGCACGAAATGGCCGCTGACAAGACCGGCGCCGTCCCGGTTGCGCTCGTCAACGACCGGCTCGGCCTCGGCTTCATGGTGACGACGCAAAAGAACCAGTTCCCCTGCCAGTATGAATGGCAGAACCTGCAGGCGGGCCAGTATGCGCTGGGGATCGAGCCCTCGACCCATCATGTTCTCGGCAACAATGCCGCGCGCGAGCGCGGCGAGATGATCTGGCTCGAGCATGGCGATGAGCGCCGCTATGACACGGTGTTCTCGATCCTGCCCGATACGCAAACGATTGCGGCGGCGGAGGCCGAGATCCGCGCGATCGCGATCCAGCCGGAGGCCGACTATCCCGCCGCTAGCGGCAATTTCCAACCGATCGAGGGGCGCGGAGCATGA
- a CDS encoding ABC transporter permease, whose translation MRFSNILQLGIKELRGLGRDTLMVVLIVYAFSLSIYMESSAMPETLNRAAIAVVDEDRSALSYRIIDAFYPPYFIEPEIIDTAEMDARLDTGTSTFVLDIPANFERDVLAGRKPELQLNIDATRMTQAFTGNNDIQQIIDNTVSEYLNRFPGGSEIPVSLDIRARYNPQLSQMWFGSIINIITSITMLSMILSGAALIREREHGTIEHLLVMPVTALEIVVSKIWSIGLVVLVASTLSLVIVVEGILGVPVNGSMPLFMAGSALMLFSMCSLGIFLATVAGSMPQFGLLLMLVLMPLQVLSGGMTPRESMPQFIQDIMLLAPNTHYVTLSQAILFRGAGFDVVWPQFVWLAALGLALFAIALRRFRGFMQ comes from the coding sequence ATGCGGTTTTCCAATATCCTCCAGCTCGGCATCAAGGAATTACGGGGGCTTGGCCGCGATACGCTGATGGTCGTTCTCATCGTCTACGCCTTTTCGCTGTCCATCTACATGGAATCCTCCGCCATGCCGGAAACGCTCAACCGCGCGGCCATCGCGGTTGTCGACGAGGATCGCTCGGCGCTGTCGTATCGCATTATCGATGCCTTCTATCCCCCCTATTTCATCGAGCCTGAGATCATTGACACCGCCGAGATGGACGCCCGGCTAGACACCGGAACATCGACCTTCGTGCTCGATATTCCGGCGAATTTCGAACGGGACGTTCTGGCCGGGCGAAAGCCGGAACTGCAGCTCAATATCGACGCCACGCGCATGACGCAGGCCTTCACCGGCAATAACGACATCCAGCAGATTATCGACAACACCGTCAGCGAATATCTGAACCGCTTTCCCGGCGGCAGCGAAATTCCGGTCTCTCTCGATATCCGCGCCCGCTACAATCCGCAGCTCAGCCAGATGTGGTTCGGTTCGATCATCAACATCATCACCAGCATCACCATGCTGTCGATGATCCTGTCCGGCGCGGCGCTGATCCGCGAGCGCGAGCATGGCACGATCGAGCACCTTCTGGTCATGCCGGTCACCGCCCTCGAAATCGTGGTCAGCAAGATCTGGTCGATCGGCCTCGTCGTCCTCGTCGCCTCGACGCTTTCCCTTGTGATCGTGGTCGAAGGCATTCTCGGCGTGCCGGTCAACGGTTCCATGCCGCTGTTCATGGCCGGCAGCGCGCTGATGCTGTTTTCGATGTGCTCGCTCGGCATTTTCCTGGCGACCGTGGCGGGCTCGATGCCGCAGTTCGGTCTGTTGCTGATGCTGGTACTGATGCCGTTGCAGGTGCTTTCCGGCGGAATGACGCCGCGCGAAAGCATGCCGCAATTCATTCAGGACATCATGCTGCTGGCGCCCAATACCCATTATGTGACGTTGTCGCAGGCCATCCTGTTTCGCGGCGCGGGCTTCGATGTCGTCTGGCCGCAATTCGTCTGGCTGGCTGCCCTCGGACTGGCGCTGTTTGCCATCGCCCTGCGCCGTTTCCGCGGGTTTATGCAATAG
- a CDS encoding carbohydrate ABC transporter permease, with product MAQAGNKQKRLLWVFSVPMALLALSCVYPMFFAFNNALKTEKGYILDRFGVVSEPTFANFVNVWSRSGLSAYFFNSVVVTLGAVLVLLVISSLAGFAFAVLRFPLRKLIFVVILASLMIPVQVVLVPFYQTIIGLNLLNTRIGLIISYTAFFLPFSVYLMTSFYAGLPRELVEAARIDGAKLIQIWWHVMVPMGKPALITLGILNTLYCWNDVLISLLVLQDKRTLMVGIAALRGEYTTNVPLLSAGIVVAAAPIVILYIVFQRQIVSGIAVGAVKG from the coding sequence ATGGCTCAGGCCGGCAACAAGCAGAAACGGCTGCTCTGGGTATTTTCCGTGCCCATGGCGCTTCTGGCGCTCAGCTGCGTCTATCCGATGTTCTTCGCGTTCAACAACGCGCTGAAGACCGAGAAGGGCTATATCCTCGACCGCTTCGGGGTGGTTTCGGAGCCGACATTCGCCAATTTTGTCAATGTCTGGAGCCGTTCGGGACTGTCGGCCTATTTCTTCAATTCCGTCGTCGTCACGCTCGGCGCGGTGCTTGTCCTTCTGGTGATCTCCTCGCTTGCGGGCTTTGCCTTCGCGGTGTTGCGCTTTCCGCTGCGCAAGCTGATCTTCGTGGTCATCCTCGCCTCGCTGATGATCCCGGTGCAGGTGGTGCTGGTGCCGTTCTACCAGACGATCATCGGCCTCAACCTGCTGAACACGCGGATCGGGCTGATCATTTCATACACCGCGTTCTTCCTGCCGTTCTCGGTCTATCTGATGACCTCGTTCTATGCCGGCCTGCCGCGCGAACTGGTGGAGGCCGCCCGCATCGACGGGGCGAAGCTGATCCAGATCTGGTGGCATGTGATGGTGCCGATGGGCAAGCCGGCGCTGATCACGCTCGGCATCCTCAACACGCTTTACTGCTGGAACGACGTGCTGATCTCGCTGCTCGTTCTGCAGGACAAGCGCACGCTGATGGTCGGCATTGCAGCACTTCGCGGCGAATACACCACCAATGTGCCGCTTCTGTCGGCCGGCATTGTGGTGGCCGCAGCACCGATCGTCATCCTCTACATCGTTTTCCAGCGCCAGATTGTCAGCGGCATCGCCGTCGGCGCGGTGAAAGGCTAA
- a CDS encoding carbohydrate ABC transporter permease, producing the protein MGKDRTAPRHRRRLGAERRFAYFCILPPIILVLVFRIMPLIWGFFLSLTDSTGFNDASFIGLQNYREMAADPNVHAAARNTGILILSLPVWIMLPMLLATLIHVGVPGGKLYRSVYFFPAVLSSVIVGSIFNIVLRYDGGLNAFLDIFGIEGVDWLGSGSTALLSLFTVQLWATFGMSLLIFLAGLSTLSSEMLEAARLDGAKLWQTWVYVIIPAMMPIIEFVAVVTTIGVLTNMFGLIYVLTAGGPGTATTLPEFLIWLEQGQMNRPGYAASLSMVLFALMGGIAYLQIRIMNRNANV; encoded by the coding sequence ATGGGCAAGGACAGGACCGCACCACGTCACCGCCGCCGTCTCGGCGCGGAACGGCGCTTTGCCTATTTCTGCATCCTGCCGCCGATCATCCTGGTGCTCGTGTTCCGCATCATGCCGCTGATCTGGGGCTTCTTCCTGTCGCTGACGGATTCCACCGGCTTCAACGACGCTTCCTTCATCGGCCTTCAGAACTACCGCGAAATGGCTGCCGATCCCAATGTCCACGCCGCGGCCCGCAACACCGGCATACTGATCCTGTCCCTGCCGGTCTGGATCATGCTGCCGATGCTGCTGGCGACGCTGATCCATGTCGGGGTGCCCGGCGGCAAGCTCTACCGGTCCGTCTATTTCTTCCCCGCCGTGCTCTCGAGCGTGATCGTCGGTTCGATCTTCAACATCGTGCTGCGCTATGACGGCGGGCTCAATGCTTTCCTCGACATCTTCGGCATCGAAGGGGTCGACTGGCTTGGCAGCGGCTCGACCGCGCTTCTGTCTCTCTTCACCGTCCAGCTATGGGCGACCTTCGGCATGAGCCTGCTGATCTTCCTGGCCGGCCTGTCGACGCTGTCCTCGGAAATGCTGGAGGCGGCAAGGCTCGACGGCGCCAAGCTCTGGCAGACCTGGGTTTACGTGATCATTCCGGCGATGATGCCGATCATCGAATTCGTCGCGGTCGTCACCACGATCGGGGTGCTGACCAACATGTTCGGCCTGATCTATGTGCTTACGGCCGGCGGGCCGGGGACGGCCACGACGCTGCCGGAATTCCTGATCTGGCTCGAACAGGGGCAGATGAACCGTCCGGGCTATGCCGCATCGCTTTCCATGGTGCTGTTCGCGCTGATGGGCGGGATCGCCTACCTCCAGATCCGCATCATGAACCGCAACGCCAACGTCTGA
- a CDS encoding ABC transporter substrate-binding protein — MMHIVKLSMAAAAMTAIAVPALSTELTVWDWKSGDPAAASYIQTAKEKFEADNPGDTVKFVMQPHDQYYTILGTALASGKGPDVFLLHGGAQTRARIPALVDLSAHNENLVGTEEFEGEDGKLYALPVTIQGFVVYYNKELYADAGLDPESPPQTFDELVAVCEAIKEKGDVPCFAMGNKEGFGAEFLLSAIAASMLTDEQQQAFADGTLKWSSPEISEILQTWVDTGAMGWYNKGANSQAKFMDEYEQFMRSDAANVIGLVSDIAHWKQFDDFLGADNLGVFIHPAPDMVFDRPHMPVSGGIGYGVNKDSESRELAEKLAATLADPGPVAVFVNDAGVVPASTVVDTSSLSSPSAVRILGFLNEESAPMAHSSVTAEELAEWHRQSQLLLNGDASVEDAASRMDDVQAKAHGG, encoded by the coding sequence ATGATGCATATCGTGAAACTATCCATGGCGGCGGCGGCAATGACCGCCATTGCCGTGCCCGCGCTTTCCACTGAGTTGACCGTCTGGGACTGGAAGTCCGGCGATCCGGCTGCTGCGAGCTATATCCAGACCGCGAAGGAAAAGTTCGAGGCGGACAATCCCGGCGATACGGTGAAATTCGTCATGCAGCCGCATGACCAGTATTACACCATCCTCGGAACAGCGCTTGCCTCCGGCAAGGGGCCGGATGTTTTCCTGCTGCATGGCGGCGCGCAGACCCGCGCGCGCATTCCCGCCCTGGTCGACCTTTCCGCGCACAATGAGAACCTTGTCGGCACGGAAGAATTCGAGGGCGAGGACGGCAAGCTCTATGCCTTGCCGGTCACCATCCAGGGCTTCGTCGTCTATTACAACAAGGAACTCTACGCCGATGCCGGCCTCGATCCGGAAAGCCCGCCGCAGACCTTTGACGAGCTGGTCGCGGTCTGCGAGGCGATCAAGGAAAAAGGCGATGTTCCGTGCTTCGCGATGGGCAACAAGGAAGGCTTCGGCGCCGAATTCCTGTTGTCGGCGATCGCCGCCTCCATGCTGACCGACGAGCAGCAGCAGGCCTTCGCCGACGGCACGCTCAAATGGTCGAGCCCCGAGATCAGCGAAATCCTGCAGACCTGGGTCGATACCGGCGCGATGGGCTGGTACAACAAGGGCGCGAATTCGCAGGCCAAGTTCATGGACGAATACGAGCAGTTCATGCGCTCCGACGCGGCCAATGTCATCGGCCTTGTCTCCGACATTGCCCACTGGAAACAGTTCGACGATTTTCTGGGTGCCGACAATCTCGGCGTCTTCATCCATCCGGCACCCGACATGGTGTTCGACCGGCCGCACATGCCGGTCTCGGGCGGCATCGGCTATGGCGTCAACAAGGATAGCGAATCTCGCGAACTGGCGGAAAAGCTGGCGGCAACGCTCGCCGATCCCGGCCCGGTCGCCGTTTTCGTCAATGACGCCGGCGTCGTTCCCGCCAGCACCGTGGTCGACACGTCGAGCCTTTCGAGCCCCTCGGCCGTCAGGATCCTCGGCTTCCTGAACGAAGAAAGCGCACCGATGGCGCATTCCAGCGTCACGGCCGAGGAACTGGCCGAATGGCATCGCCAGAGCCAGCTTCTGCTCAATGGCGACGCTTCGGTCGAGGACGCCGCCAGCCGCATGGACGACGTACAGGCGAAGGCGCACGGCGGCTGA
- a CDS encoding GntR family transcriptional regulator codes for MVSSKLSNSGAAAPHGAKRLSDVAYERILEHLFAKKLPAGAFVSQNQLVEMLDIPVAPLRDALRVLEVEGVLTIHPRSGIEFVKPGLELTRSTYQYRTILECAAVKVFAETASDEEIAALLTQHEMLSEAIGRTGLDDQALAEIERLEAALHDSIIGALDNPLINSSYKRMHNYLRLVRLDRKMTPPLAQRSLNEHMTILKACRARAVQGAEDAVRAHFEAALRRHMGLY; via the coding sequence GTGGTTTCTTCGAAATTGTCGAATTCCGGCGCTGCCGCGCCCCATGGCGCGAAACGCCTCAGCGACGTTGCGTATGAGCGGATTCTCGAACATCTGTTCGCGAAGAAGCTGCCGGCAGGCGCCTTCGTCTCGCAAAACCAGCTCGTCGAGATGCTGGACATTCCGGTTGCGCCGCTGCGCGACGCCTTGCGGGTTCTGGAAGTGGAAGGGGTGCTGACCATCCATCCGCGTTCCGGCATCGAGTTCGTCAAGCCGGGGCTGGAACTGACGCGCTCGACCTATCAGTACCGCACGATACTGGAATGCGCGGCGGTGAAGGTCTTCGCCGAAACGGCCAGCGACGAGGAGATCGCCGCGCTTCTGACGCAGCATGAAATGCTGTCGGAGGCGATCGGCCGGACCGGTCTCGACGATCAGGCTCTCGCGGAGATCGAGCGGCTCGAGGCGGCGCTGCACGATTCCATCATCGGCGCGCTCGACAACCCGCTGATCAATTCCAGCTACAAGCGCATGCACAACTATCTGCGGCTGGTGCGGCTCGACAGGAAGATGACGCCGCCGCTCGCCCAGCGCTCGCTCAACGAGCACATGACGATCCTCAAGGCCTGCCGGGCGCGCGCGGTTCAGGGGGCGGAAGACGCGGTCCGAGCCCATTTCGAAGCGGCGCTGCGCCGCCATATGGGGCTTTATTGA
- a CDS encoding ABC transporter ATP-binding protein, with translation MAQLALRDIRKSYGTVDVIHGVSLDVEKGELVVFVGPSGCGKSTLLRMIAGLEDITGGELTIGGKRMNDIEPADRGVAMVFQSYALYPHMSVFDNMSFGLRMTRHPKPEIEKKVKHAADILQLTPYLDRKPSQLSGGQRQRVAIGRAIVRNPEVFLFDEPLSNLDAELRVQTRVEIAKLHAALGNTMVYVTHDQTEAMTLADRIVVLRGGRVEQIGAPVSLYHDPDNLFVAGFIGSPRMNFLKAVANGDGSLRVAGVDVRLPSLQRPMVAGEEVTFGIRPEHLDAASGIELSLTVDVSEELGVTTYVYGTVGNGEAIIAERRNHETPRHGDKITLRFDPAHVRLFDNSGVRIRAA, from the coding sequence ATGGCTCAGCTTGCTCTTCGCGATATTCGCAAGTCCTACGGCACGGTCGACGTGATCCACGGCGTCTCGCTGGATGTGGAAAAGGGCGAACTGGTGGTCTTCGTCGGCCCCTCCGGCTGCGGCAAGTCCACGCTGTTGCGCATGATCGCCGGACTTGAGGACATCACCGGCGGCGAGCTGACGATCGGCGGCAAACGCATGAACGACATCGAGCCGGCCGATCGCGGCGTGGCGATGGTGTTCCAGTCCTATGCGCTCTATCCGCATATGAGCGTGTTCGACAATATGAGCTTCGGCCTCAGGATGACCCGTCACCCCAAGCCCGAGATCGAGAAAAAGGTCAAACACGCCGCCGATATCCTGCAACTGACGCCGTATCTCGACCGCAAGCCTTCGCAGCTATCCGGCGGCCAGCGCCAGCGCGTGGCGATCGGCCGGGCGATCGTGCGCAATCCGGAAGTGTTTCTGTTCGACGAGCCGCTGTCGAACCTCGACGCCGAGCTTCGGGTGCAGACCCGCGTCGAGATCGCCAAGCTGCATGCAGCCCTTGGCAATACGATGGTCTATGTGACCCACGACCAGACCGAGGCGATGACGCTCGCCGACCGGATCGTGGTGCTGCGCGGCGGCCGGGTCGAGCAGATCGGCGCTCCGGTGTCGCTCTATCATGATCCGGACAACCTGTTTGTCGCGGGTTTCATCGGGTCGCCGCGCATGAATTTTCTCAAGGCGGTTGCAAATGGTGACGGCTCGTTGCGGGTTGCCGGCGTCGATGTCCGGTTGCCGAGCCTGCAACGCCCCATGGTCGCCGGCGAGGAGGTCACCTTCGGCATTCGTCCGGAGCATCTCGACGCCGCGTCGGGCATTGAACTGTCGCTCACCGTCGACGTGTCGGAGGAGCTTGGCGTCACGACCTATGTCTACGGCACGGTTGGCAACGGCGAGGCCATCATCGCCGAGCGCCGGAACCATGAGACGCCGCGCCACGGCGACAAGATCACGCTGCGCTTCGACCCCGCCCATGTCCGGCTGTTCGACAACAGCGGCGTCAGGATTCGAGCAGCCTGA
- a CDS encoding aldo/keto reductase, with protein sequence MKLISKERLLTDEGQKARIAFGCAALAGLYAPVSVADARDVLEAAWDAGIRRFDTAPFYGLGLSEQLVGDFLREKARADFTLSSKVGRLLEAPDDDAPDPPFGHLRHSVRFDYSHDGIMRSYEQSLARLGLDRIDILYVHDIGEFAHGPEANARHMRDLTGSGLKALERLKAEGAIAGFGLGVNETAVCLDLMDHAEFDEILLAGRYTLLDRSAEEALLPRARVAGTRLVIGGVFNSGILATGPGPDAHFNYEPATPDIQEKVAAIAAIAGRYGLALPEAAINFPADHPCVSHILIGTGKRYSLMRNLEQFGTALPRDFLSEILPFTIR encoded by the coding sequence ATGAAATTGATATCTAAGGAGAGGCTGTTGACAGACGAGGGGCAGAAAGCGCGCATCGCGTTCGGTTGCGCGGCATTGGCCGGTCTTTATGCGCCGGTCTCGGTCGCAGATGCCCGCGATGTGCTGGAGGCGGCATGGGATGCGGGCATCCGTCGTTTCGACACTGCGCCGTTTTACGGCCTGGGTCTATCCGAGCAGCTTGTCGGCGATTTCCTGCGCGAGAAGGCGCGCGCGGACTTTACCCTTTCAAGCAAGGTCGGCAGGCTGCTGGAAGCGCCTGATGACGATGCGCCCGACCCGCCGTTCGGGCATCTGAGGCACAGCGTGCGCTTCGACTACAGCCATGACGGCATCATGCGTTCCTACGAGCAGAGCCTTGCCCGCCTCGGCCTTGACCGGATCGATATTCTCTACGTTCACGACATCGGCGAATTCGCGCACGGGCCGGAGGCCAATGCGCGGCATATGAGAGACCTGACCGGCTCCGGCCTGAAGGCTCTCGAAAGACTGAAGGCCGAAGGGGCGATCGCAGGCTTCGGCCTCGGCGTCAACGAAACGGCGGTCTGTCTTGATCTGATGGACCATGCGGAGTTCGACGAGATCCTGCTTGCCGGGCGCTATACGCTGCTCGACCGCTCTGCCGAAGAAGCGCTGCTGCCGCGCGCGCGCGTCGCGGGAACCCGTCTTGTCATCGGCGGCGTGTTCAACTCCGGCATACTGGCGACCGGGCCGGGGCCGGACGCGCATTTCAACTATGAGCCGGCAACGCCCGACATTCAGGAAAAGGTCGCCGCGATTGCCGCCATTGCCGGGCGCTACGGCCTGGCGCTGCCGGAAGCCGCGATCAACTTTCCGGCGGATCACCCTTGCGTCTCGCATATCCTGATCGGGACGGGTAAACGCTACAGCCTGATGCGCAATCTGGAACAGTTCGGCACGGCGCTGCCGCGGGATTTCCTCAGCGAGATCCTGCCCTTTACGATCCGCTGA